A genomic window from Halogeometricum borinquense DSM 11551 includes:
- a CDS encoding PPOX class F420-dependent oxidoreductase, with the protein MASIPADFQDLFEKQTFAHLSTLLPDGSPHVTPVWIDYDVDADRLLVNTERGRRKEKNIRNDPRVAISMTDPDNPYRMLSVQGEVDEMTTEGAREQIDEMSKRYMGKDEYPNPIQTERVMISIKPEHVSHYEP; encoded by the coding sequence ATGGCATCAATCCCGGCAGACTTCCAAGATTTGTTCGAGAAACAGACATTTGCGCATCTATCGACGCTGTTGCCGGATGGAAGCCCACACGTGACGCCAGTGTGGATCGATTACGACGTCGACGCGGACCGGCTGTTAGTGAACACCGAACGCGGCCGCCGAAAAGAGAAAAACATCCGAAACGACCCGCGAGTCGCCATCAGTATGACAGATCCGGACAATCCCTACCGGATGCTTTCAGTTCAGGGAGAGGTTGACGAGATGACCACAGAAGGCGCACGCGAGCAGATCGACGAGATGTCAAAGCGGTATATGGGGAAAGACGAGTATCCCAACCCCATCCAGACCGAACGCGTAATGATCTCGATCAAACCGGAGCACGTCAGCCATTATGAGCCGTAG
- a CDS encoding DUF5795 family protein — MSNRVVEGRMVTPKRLAELVEGEKPLEAESIEDADRDCPECDGNVISVGYMPSVTEFVTAYKCQDCEWAETDRD; from the coding sequence ATGAGTAACCGCGTCGTCGAAGGACGGATGGTGACGCCCAAACGACTGGCTGAACTCGTCGAAGGCGAGAAACCGCTCGAAGCCGAGTCTATCGAGGATGCAGACCGGGACTGCCCGGAGTGCGACGGCAACGTCATCTCGGTGGGCTACATGCCGAGCGTCACGGAGTTCGTCACGGCCTACAAATGCCAGGACTGCGAGTGGGCCGAGACCGACCGCGACTGA
- a CDS encoding DUF5794 domain-containing protein, translating into MSVSQHPVALRLEQQVGGATRLLATVMALPLVDGIFPALVIAGALSTPVDIIQTGLLIFGGSATVAVILAEMEGTRREQMTSVLILGVVLLPIAGLEAAFAPTIKTLLDFHTFHRFAGLVILAVAAKTASSEVGEKLPSPSIIIALGLVASFNPANAQLKTNPDPTIILHAVAAAGTGVGFALVVAMLGPRLRGVVDINLFRFGSSVALGMLAIDVLGVLPTDRPIALGVLGVTALFAYDPAADDPAEDAELDADTNGIESEDSHESDDPDTYEQESDDASAPAAVADGGNRDGSASVSDDGNQSQRQNQNQSQPDDESGDAGYGYPAEKDSRAPWL; encoded by the coding sequence ATGAGCGTCTCTCAACACCCAGTCGCGCTTCGCTTAGAGCAACAGGTAGGTGGGGCAACGCGCCTCCTCGCCACGGTCATGGCGCTGCCGCTCGTAGACGGTATCTTCCCCGCACTCGTCATCGCCGGGGCGCTGAGCACCCCAGTCGATATCATCCAGACCGGACTGCTCATCTTCGGCGGATCCGCGACCGTTGCGGTCATCCTCGCAGAGATGGAAGGGACGCGTCGCGAGCAGATGACGTCAGTCCTCATCCTCGGTGTGGTTTTGCTCCCCATCGCCGGGTTAGAGGCGGCGTTCGCACCAACGATCAAGACGCTGCTGGACTTCCATACGTTCCACCGCTTCGCCGGACTGGTCATCTTGGCCGTCGCGGCGAAGACGGCGTCTTCCGAAGTGGGCGAGAAGCTTCCCTCCCCGAGCATCATCATCGCCCTCGGGCTGGTCGCCAGTTTCAACCCCGCGAACGCGCAGTTGAAAACGAACCCCGATCCGACGATCATCCTGCACGCTGTCGCGGCGGCCGGGACGGGCGTCGGATTCGCCCTCGTCGTCGCCATGCTCGGCCCGCGTCTCCGTGGTGTGGTTGATATCAACCTGTTCCGCTTCGGCAGCTCCGTCGCACTCGGCATGCTCGCCATCGACGTGTTGGGCGTCCTCCCCACCGACCGGCCCATCGCGCTGGGCGTCCTCGGCGTGACGGCGTTGTTCGCCTACGATCCCGCCGCGGACGATCCGGCCGAAGACGCCGAACTGGATGCGGACACGAACGGCATCGAATCGGAAGATTCGCACGAATCGGACGATCCGGATACGTACGAACAGGAATCGGACGACGCGTCCGCACCAGCAGCCGTCGCTGACGGCGGCAACCGCGACGGGTCAGCATCCGTGTCGGACGATGGGAACCAGAGCCAGCGTCAGAACCAAAACCAGAGCCAACCGGACGACGAATCCGGGGATGCGGGCTACGGCTACCCCGCCGAGAAGGACTCGCGTGCGCCGTGGCTCTAA
- a CDS encoding 2Fe-2S iron-sulfur cluster-binding protein: MASRHTLTLTRRSGREETTRASEDETILEAAESADISLPFGCRTGACATCVGRLIDGNISYDRPPRALKTRHIESGYVLCCIARPRTDCRIEIGPGVQAELVSNPWK; this comes from the coding sequence ATGGCCTCCCGTCACACTCTCACGCTCACGCGGCGGAGCGGCCGCGAAGAGACGACACGAGCAAGCGAGGACGAGACAATCCTCGAAGCTGCCGAATCGGCAGATATCAGCCTCCCGTTCGGATGTCGAACGGGCGCATGTGCGACCTGCGTCGGCCGACTGATCGATGGGAACATCAGCTACGACCGCCCACCGCGTGCGCTGAAGACCCGACATATCGAATCGGGCTACGTCTTGTGCTGTATCGCTCGCCCACGGACCGATTGCCGGATCGAAATCGGGCCGGGGGTCCAAGCCGAGTTAGTCTCGAATCCGTGGAAGTGA
- a CDS encoding selenium-binding protein SBP56-related protein produces MSDTESPGESGAHGHEHHEVEGPGYATPQAAIEESEPESVAYVMGLYVGTDIDAPDFMAVVDVDPDSETYQEIINRVEMPNRGDELHHFGWNACSSSCHIGGLERRYLIVPGNRSSRLHVIDTKNRRNPQIERVIEPDAVHEYDLSAPHTTHCIPDGDIVISMLGNADGELPGGFLELGDDLEIKGRWDPPNEIDFNYDFWYQPRHNVMVSSEWAAPATYQPGFDMEDVEEGKYGHRLNFWNWEEHELEQTIDLGEEGLIPLETRFLHTPESTHGYVNAALSSNIFHFWEENDRYHAEKVIDFESRELDDWDMPVPALPTDILISMDDRYLFGGSWLHGEVWMYDISDPKSPRRADSISIGGYFGDIRTVQDRELVAGPQMLQLSLDGERLYWTTSLYSSWDNQFFPEMAEKGSVMLKADVNPRKGTLTLDEDFLVDFGEVATGPARAHEIRWPDGDCTSDVWQ; encoded by the coding sequence ATGAGTGATACTGAATCACCGGGAGAGTCAGGTGCGCACGGACACGAACATCACGAGGTCGAAGGACCGGGGTATGCGACCCCGCAGGCCGCTATCGAAGAATCGGAGCCGGAATCGGTCGCCTACGTAATGGGGCTGTACGTCGGGACAGATATCGACGCTCCGGATTTCATGGCGGTCGTGGACGTTGATCCGGACTCTGAGACCTACCAGGAGATCATCAACCGCGTCGAGATGCCCAATAGGGGCGACGAACTCCATCACTTCGGCTGGAATGCCTGCTCCTCATCGTGTCATATCGGCGGTCTGGAGCGCCGGTACCTCATCGTCCCCGGCAACCGTTCCTCACGCCTGCACGTGATCGACACGAAGAATCGTCGGAATCCGCAGATCGAGCGCGTGATCGAACCTGATGCCGTTCACGAATACGATCTTTCAGCGCCGCACACCACCCACTGTATTCCCGACGGTGATATCGTCATCAGCATGCTGGGGAACGCCGACGGGGAGTTACCCGGCGGATTTCTGGAACTGGGCGATGATTTGGAGATCAAGGGGCGATGGGATCCACCGAACGAGATCGACTTCAACTACGACTTCTGGTATCAACCCCGGCATAACGTGATGGTCTCCTCGGAATGGGCCGCACCTGCGACCTACCAACCCGGATTCGATATGGAGGATGTCGAAGAAGGAAAGTATGGCCACCGACTCAACTTCTGGAACTGGGAAGAACACGAACTCGAACAGACGATTGATCTCGGCGAGGAAGGGCTCATCCCACTGGAAACGCGCTTTCTGCACACACCGGAATCGACCCACGGCTACGTCAACGCCGCGCTCTCATCGAATATCTTCCACTTCTGGGAGGAAAACGACCGGTATCACGCCGAGAAGGTCATCGATTTCGAGAGCCGCGAACTCGACGACTGGGACATGCCCGTTCCGGCGCTGCCGACTGACATTCTCATCTCGATGGACGACCGCTACCTGTTCGGTGGGAGTTGGCTTCACGGCGAGGTCTGGATGTACGATATCTCCGATCCGAAGTCGCCGCGCCGCGCTGACTCGATTTCGATTGGCGGATACTTCGGCGATATCCGCACGGTCCAAGACCGGGAGTTGGTCGCTGGGCCACAGATGTTACAGCTTTCGCTGGACGGCGAGCGCCTCTACTGGACCACATCGCTGTACTCCTCGTGGGATAACCAGTTCTTCCCCGAAATGGCCGAGAAGGGATCGGTAATGCTGAAAGCCGACGTCAACCCGCGCAAAGGGACGTTGACTCTCGATGAGGACTTCTTGGTTGACTTCGGCGAGGTCGCCACGGGACCGGCGCGCGCCCACGAGATTCGCTGGCCGGACGGCGACTGTACCAGCGACGTCTGGCAGTAG
- the guaB gene encoding IMP dehydrogenase, with protein sequence MANDVSERESFSEKLQVPEALTFDDVLLRPMESRVEPDDADVSTRVSKNVELNVPILSAAMDTVTESGMAIGMAREGGLGVLHRNMDIEAMVAEIERVKRADELVIRRENVVTARPGQTVRDVDEMMEREGVSGAPVVDEEDVVLGIISGTDIRPYLEVGESDEVREAMTDEVITAERDVTARDALELMYDHKIERVPVVDEEGHLVGLVTMQGILQRREHEHAARDDDGRLVCGVAVGPFETDRAEAADEAGADVLFIDCAHAHNLNVLDSAREIKQSVEADVVVGNIGTREAAEEAVDFADGLKVGIGPGSICTTRVVSGAGMPQITAVAEVADVAAPEGVPVIADGGIRYSGDAIKAVAAGADAVMLGSYFAGTDEAPGRVITMNGKKYKQYRGMGSVGAMKSGGGDRYLKDADDDEEFVPEGVEAATPYKGTLASELHQLVGGMRSGMGYVGAETIPDFKERAEFVRVSSAGQTEGHPHDVMITDEAPNYSPQND encoded by the coding sequence ATGGCGAACGACGTTTCCGAACGAGAATCCTTCTCCGAGAAACTGCAGGTACCAGAGGCGCTGACGTTCGACGACGTACTGCTCCGACCGATGGAGAGTCGAGTCGAACCCGACGACGCCGATGTCTCCACGCGCGTTTCGAAGAACGTTGAACTCAACGTCCCGATCCTCTCGGCGGCGATGGACACCGTCACCGAGAGCGGCATGGCTATCGGGATGGCCCGGGAGGGCGGTCTCGGCGTTCTGCACCGTAACATGGACATCGAGGCGATGGTGGCCGAGATCGAGCGCGTGAAACGCGCCGACGAACTCGTCATCCGCCGCGAAAACGTCGTGACGGCCCGTCCGGGGCAGACGGTCCGCGACGTGGACGAGATGATGGAACGCGAGGGCGTCTCGGGAGCGCCCGTCGTGGACGAGGAGGACGTTGTCCTCGGTATTATCTCCGGCACCGACATCCGCCCGTATCTCGAAGTCGGCGAGTCCGACGAGGTACGCGAGGCGATGACGGACGAAGTCATCACGGCCGAACGCGACGTGACGGCCCGTGATGCGCTCGAACTCATGTACGACCACAAGATCGAGCGCGTGCCCGTTGTGGACGAGGAAGGCCACCTCGTCGGACTGGTCACGATGCAGGGCATCCTCCAGCGACGTGAACACGAGCACGCCGCGCGCGACGACGACGGTCGTCTGGTTTGCGGTGTCGCCGTCGGTCCGTTCGAGACGGACCGCGCGGAGGCCGCCGACGAAGCCGGTGCGGACGTTCTCTTCATTGACTGTGCGCACGCGCACAATCTCAACGTCCTCGACAGCGCCCGCGAGATCAAGCAGTCTGTCGAAGCAGACGTCGTCGTCGGCAACATCGGCACGCGCGAGGCCGCCGAAGAGGCGGTCGATTTCGCTGACGGTCTGAAAGTCGGCATCGGTCCGGGATCCATCTGTACGACGCGCGTCGTCTCGGGTGCCGGGATGCCGCAGATTACGGCTGTCGCGGAAGTCGCGGACGTGGCCGCACCAGAGGGCGTGCCCGTCATCGCCGACGGTGGAATTCGCTACTCGGGTGACGCCATCAAGGCCGTCGCCGCGGGTGCTGACGCCGTGATGCTCGGATCGTACTTCGCGGGGACTGACGAGGCCCCCGGCCGCGTCATCACGATGAACGGCAAGAAGTACAAGCAGTACCGCGGCATGGGCTCCGTCGGCGCGATGAAATCCGGCGGCGGCGACCGCTACCTCAAAGACGCTGACGACGACGAGGAGTTCGTTCCGGAGGGCGTCGAGGCCGCAACGCCGTACAAAGGGACGCTCGCCTCCGAACTGCACCAACTCGTCGGCGGCATGCGCTCCGGCATGGGCTACGTCGGTGCCGAGACGATTCCGGACTTCAAGGAGCGCGCGGAGTTCGTCCGCGTCTCTAGTGCCGGACAGACGGAAGGCCACCCCCACGACGTGATGATTACGGACGAAGCGCCGAACTACAGCCCGCAGAACGACTAA
- a CDS encoding TrmB family transcriptional regulator, whose amino-acid sequence MDLAELQDALEDAGLSQYQAEAYNALLQLGAASATELADACAVPTARIYDVLRDLETKGYIETYEQDSLRARACDPETVLEDLRSRATMLEAAADEIEDRWEAPEVDRHMLSIVKRFETVFQRAASIIREAENEVQLSVTADQYEELKPALREAFENGAIVKVSLHTDPERDGPSFESMDFEGVVTEARHRTLPTPFVLLVDRTQTCFAPHAHSLNEYGVLVDDYTLTYVFHWYFQTCLWEVLDQVYSARDDEPPVVYADVRRCVRDIEPTLSEDATVRATVTGLDTGTGDHVELTGEITEVYYSGMTDTTAGADSTPALSQLAGQVCFTLRAGEETYTVGGWGAVLEDVEATRVTVTKLEL is encoded by the coding sequence ATGGATTTGGCCGAGTTGCAAGACGCGTTAGAGGATGCCGGGCTTTCCCAGTACCAGGCGGAGGCGTACAACGCACTGCTTCAGTTAGGTGCCGCAAGTGCGACTGAGTTAGCCGATGCTTGTGCAGTTCCGACTGCACGCATCTACGATGTTCTGAGAGATTTAGAGACAAAAGGGTATATCGAGACGTACGAGCAGGACAGTCTTCGCGCCCGCGCGTGCGACCCTGAGACGGTACTCGAAGACTTGCGTAGCCGGGCGACGATGCTCGAAGCGGCGGCCGACGAGATCGAAGACCGGTGGGAAGCGCCCGAGGTTGACCGACACATGCTGAGCATCGTAAAACGCTTCGAGACGGTGTTCCAGCGGGCGGCGTCGATTATTCGGGAGGCAGAAAACGAGGTCCAACTGTCGGTCACGGCCGATCAGTACGAGGAGTTGAAACCCGCACTCCGCGAGGCATTCGAAAACGGCGCAATAGTCAAAGTCTCGCTGCACACCGACCCCGAGCGTGACGGTCCGTCGTTCGAATCGATGGACTTCGAGGGTGTCGTCACGGAGGCACGCCACCGGACGCTACCAACGCCGTTCGTTCTCCTCGTTGACCGGACGCAAACGTGCTTTGCGCCGCACGCCCACTCGTTGAACGAGTACGGCGTTCTCGTGGACGACTACACGCTGACTTACGTCTTTCACTGGTACTTCCAAACGTGTCTGTGGGAGGTACTGGACCAAGTCTACTCTGCACGCGACGACGAACCGCCAGTGGTCTATGCCGACGTTCGCCGGTGCGTCCGCGACATCGAACCGACGCTCTCGGAGGATGCGACGGTGCGAGCGACCGTGACCGGACTCGACACTGGAACGGGAGATCACGTCGAACTGACAGGCGAGATCACTGAGGTATACTATTCAGGGATGACCGACACCACTGCTGGGGCGGACAGTACCCCCGCACTGTCACAGTTAGCCGGACAGGTGTGTTTCACGCTTCGCGCGGGCGAGGAGACGTACACCGTCGGCGGGTGGGGTGCCGTCCTCGAAGATGTCGAGGCGACACGAGTGACCGTAACTAAATTGGAGTTATAG
- a CDS encoding HalX domain-containing protein — MSADQPLVLIVEDEPDLADLYATWLREKCRVRVAYGGREALDELDDDVDVVLLDRRMPDLSGDEALTEIRNRGFECRVAMVTAVEPDFDIVAMGFDDYLVKPVSKEALEETVENLLRRNTYNDGVQELFSLASKKALLESEKDPATLEDNEEYQELDARLSKLREDLDETLQQFDEERDIAAVYRDLGDTSAFENLESSE; from the coding sequence ATGAGTGCTGACCAGCCGCTCGTGCTCATCGTGGAAGATGAGCCGGACCTCGCCGACCTGTACGCAACCTGGCTCAGGGAGAAATGTCGCGTTCGCGTCGCATACGGTGGCCGCGAGGCCCTCGACGAACTCGACGACGACGTCGATGTCGTTCTCCTCGACCGCCGGATGCCGGATCTCTCCGGAGACGAAGCCCTCACAGAGATACGGAACCGGGGATTCGAATGTCGTGTCGCCATGGTAACAGCTGTCGAACCGGATTTCGACATCGTAGCCATGGGATTCGACGACTATCTCGTAAAGCCAGTCTCCAAAGAAGCCCTCGAAGAGACCGTCGAAAACCTCCTCCGACGAAACACATACAACGACGGCGTCCAAGAACTGTTCTCGCTTGCCTCGAAGAAAGCACTGTTGGAGTCCGAGAAGGACCCTGCGACCTTAGAGGACAACGAGGAGTATCAGGAACTCGACGCGCGCCTCTCGAAGCTTCGCGAGGACTTAGACGAGACTCTCCAACAGTTCGACGAAGAACGGGATATTGCCGCCGTCTACCGGGATCTCGGCGACACCTCTGCCTTCGAGAATCTCGAGAGTTCTGAGTAA
- a CDS encoding DUF7503 family protein, translated as MSETDTNAVAQYLAEHPRMMGVLFTMLLLLSQAGSVAAGNNAGIYGP; from the coding sequence ATGTCCGAAACTGACACGAACGCGGTCGCACAGTACCTTGCCGAACACCCCCGCATGATGGGCGTCCTGTTCACGATGCTGCTGCTGCTCTCACAAGCAGGTTCAGTCGCAGCGGGAAACAACGCCGGTATCTACGGTCCGTAA
- a CDS encoding DUF7504 family protein → MDQGDGANTVQSDAPELASALDNLKQRGSALLVVGSVPAEVYRRASARMLGDGELRRRLLVTGVSDGKQDSRLDAIRRQTPEWTRIIEFETTARSTAAVSASNPTISSPDLETAMDAEATRNALAQRVDGDIIALGREITKIIEQFESIAGGMTPAELRLAFDCLPVLLAEYDLETAFQFSHILANHVRTVNGMVHFWLPREKDDNAALVLEPLFDATVELRLDGTELQQRWHFRDANITSDWLVLG, encoded by the coding sequence ATGGATCAGGGAGACGGGGCTAACACCGTCCAGTCGGATGCCCCGGAACTCGCTTCGGCCCTCGACAACCTGAAACAGCGTGGAAGCGCACTTCTTGTCGTCGGCTCGGTTCCGGCAGAGGTATACCGACGTGCTTCGGCGCGGATGCTCGGTGATGGAGAGTTGCGACGCCGCCTTCTCGTGACAGGAGTTTCCGACGGTAAGCAGGACTCCCGCCTGGACGCCATTCGGCGTCAAACGCCCGAATGGACTCGTATCATCGAATTCGAGACGACTGCCCGGAGCACTGCGGCGGTTAGCGCGAGCAATCCGACGATTTCCTCGCCCGACCTCGAAACTGCGATGGACGCAGAGGCCACGCGGAACGCGTTGGCTCAACGCGTCGATGGTGACATTATCGCACTCGGTCGAGAGATTACGAAGATCATAGAGCAGTTTGAGAGCATCGCCGGCGGAATGACTCCTGCGGAGCTTCGTCTCGCATTCGACTGCTTACCGGTTCTTCTCGCGGAGTACGATCTCGAAACAGCGTTTCAGTTCTCACATATTCTCGCAAACCACGTTCGTACTGTCAACGGGATGGTTCACTTCTGGCTTCCGCGTGAGAAAGACGATAACGCTGCACTCGTTCTTGAGCCATTGTTTGATGCGACCGTTGAACTCCGATTGGATGGGACGGAACTACAACAACGATGGCACTTCCGCGATGCCAATATAACTTCAGATTGGCTCGTTCTGGGATGA
- a CDS encoding YdcF family protein, whose product MIVVVLGHRLESSQIHERLRARVNAGIRAFNATDASSLFFSGGQTNQHIDRTECGVMGEYAVRQGVDPDRIVLDPFAHDTIGNAYFTRVLCDNLGLDIDELSLVTDDFHAPRAKYAFDQCFGADVAVETTHAVETETDCDDSTCQQKLQRTRAFFESIPAGDIEAIRQRLHTHHDYYDFSGTVHPVSP is encoded by the coding sequence ATGATCGTCGTCGTGCTGGGGCATCGTCTCGAATCGTCACAGATTCACGAACGGCTTCGAGCACGAGTTAACGCGGGGATACGGGCGTTCAATGCTACTGATGCGTCGTCTCTATTCTTCTCGGGCGGGCAAACGAATCAGCACATCGACCGAACGGAGTGCGGTGTGATGGGAGAGTATGCGGTCCGGCAGGGCGTTGATCCCGACCGAATCGTGTTGGACCCGTTTGCCCACGACACGATTGGGAACGCGTACTTTACCCGCGTCCTCTGTGACAACCTCGGCCTCGATATCGATGAACTCAGCCTCGTGACCGACGATTTCCACGCCCCAAGAGCGAAATACGCGTTCGACCAGTGTTTCGGTGCTGACGTCGCCGTCGAGACAACGCACGCTGTCGAGACTGAAACCGACTGTGACGACTCGACGTGCCAGCAGAAGTTACAGCGGACACGAGCGTTCTTCGAGTCGATTCCTGCGGGCGATATCGAAGCGATTCGGCAGCGACTTCACACGCACCACGACTATTACGATTTCTCCGGGACTGTCCATCCAGTGTCTCCGTAG
- a CDS encoding ABC transporter substrate-binding protein encodes MSGNDNGPESTRRDYVKYGGTVLTGGLLAGCMGDTDASSTPTTNASETTTESTATGSTEAESDDSGYSATISPVGEVEFESVPENVFTILSHHTDMALALGYGDNINAMHAPGYIQSLWSKFTHHLDGVSVDWDGLYSSWPPTKEKLYELDSDVHLADPARVATAEGWDESDIEEIKENVAPWFGNTFSDAHQQPPAAWQDGYEYYTLWETFGRVAQVFQEEERYKALADVHNSLLTTIEANLPPESERPSAAMVLFSSSDDSMWGYKTNAPGYYASHTRPLGATDALTEAVGDSYENVGDDITLDYETLLEADPDVLLVLGPMTEYHNIDDIRAKLEDHDVAKKITAVEEGQVYVQGTRRQGPLLNLFQLEMTAKQLYPDQFGEWPGYTNGEPYPEIPADEQLFDRQRVADIVSGDN; translated from the coding sequence ATGTCTGGAAATGACAACGGCCCTGAATCGACTCGACGGGACTACGTGAAGTACGGTGGGACTGTTCTCACTGGGGGTCTGCTCGCTGGCTGTATGGGCGACACGGATGCATCGTCAACGCCCACGACAAACGCGTCGGAGACGACGACTGAATCGACAGCGACCGGGTCGACGGAGGCGGAATCAGACGACTCGGGATATTCGGCTACGATCTCTCCGGTCGGCGAGGTCGAGTTCGAGTCGGTTCCTGAGAACGTGTTTACGATACTGAGCCACCACACTGATATGGCGCTCGCGCTCGGGTACGGCGACAACATCAACGCGATGCACGCGCCGGGGTACATCCAATCGCTGTGGAGCAAGTTTACTCATCACCTCGACGGCGTATCCGTCGATTGGGACGGACTGTACTCCTCGTGGCCGCCCACCAAGGAGAAACTCTACGAACTCGACAGTGACGTTCACCTCGCCGACCCAGCGAGAGTCGCGACGGCGGAAGGATGGGACGAATCTGATATCGAGGAAATCAAAGAGAACGTCGCCCCGTGGTTCGGGAACACCTTCAGCGACGCCCACCAGCAGCCACCGGCGGCGTGGCAAGACGGCTACGAGTATTACACGCTCTGGGAAACCTTCGGGAGGGTCGCGCAGGTGTTCCAAGAGGAAGAGCGGTACAAGGCGCTTGCGGACGTTCACAACTCGCTTTTGACCACAATCGAGGCGAATCTCCCACCAGAAAGCGAGCGACCGAGCGCGGCAATGGTCCTGTTTTCGTCTTCTGACGATAGCATGTGGGGATACAAAACCAACGCACCCGGCTACTACGCCTCCCACACTCGGCCGTTAGGAGCGACTGACGCACTCACCGAGGCGGTCGGAGACAGCTACGAGAACGTCGGTGACGACATCACGCTGGATTACGAGACGCTCCTCGAAGCAGACCCGGACGTGCTTCTCGTGCTGGGGCCGATGACAGAGTACCACAATATCGACGACATCAGGGCAAAGCTGGAAGACCACGATGTCGCCAAGAAAATCACTGCGGTCGAAGAGGGACAAGTGTACGTCCAAGGGACCCGGCGTCAGGGTCCGCTTCTCAATCTCTTCCAACTCGAAATGACCGCAAAACAACTGTATCCCGACCAGTTCGGCGAGTGGCCGGGCTACACGAACGGCGAACCGTATCCGGAAATCCCCGCAGACGAACAGTTGTTCGACCGCCAGCGAGTCGCGGACATCGTCAGCGGCGACAACTAA